Sequence from the Sandaracinaceae bacterium genome:
GGTGGGGATCGGTGATCTGCACGATCCGGAGGGGTCGCGCGTCCTCGGTCGGGGCGCCGCGCGGGTGGCGGCGCACGTCCTCGACCCGCGCGCCGTCGAGGCTCACGTCGACCACCTCCTCGCGCGTGCGCAGCGACTGGAAGACCCCGAAGGCGGCGACCGCGAACGGGACGAGGACCGTCCACGTCGTCATGCCCATGGCGATCGGGGAGGCCCAGAAGATGCCGAGCACGCAGCCGGCGGTGAAGAAGAAGCCCGGCACGCTCACGAACGCGCGCCACCACCACGGCCGCATCCGCGCCTTCGCCAGGGCGAGGAAGTGCAGGTGCACCGTGGCCTGGAGGTAGGCGTAGAGCGGCCAGACCTCGTCGAACGCGGGGTAGAGCGCCACCGCCAGCGCGCCCTGGACGGTCAGCAGCACCGCCGCGAACGTGGCGAAGAAGCGCCCCCGCAGGTAGGCGGCGCAGGCGACGACGATCAGGGCGCCAGCGAGGGTGGAGAGGCCGAAGGCGAGCATCCAGGCCCGTTCGGTGTGGGGCGAAGCGGGCCGCTCCGCAAGGCCGCTCAGCAGGGCCGCTCAGCAGGGCCGCGCTCAGAGGTCGACGACGGGGAGGTTCACCCGGCGCTTGTCCGACTGCTCGCGCGGGACGTTCTCGAGCTTGAGCACGCCACGCGGGCACATGTGGGCGCACATGCCGCAGCCGACGCACGAGGCGCGCGTGAAGCTCTGGTTGGACTGCGCGTAGCTGCGCACGTCGATGCCCATCTCGCAGTAGGTGCTGCAGTTGCCGCAGCTGATGCACATGTCGGGTTTGACCGCGATGCGGAAGCGGCCGAGCTTCTGCTGGAGGCCGAGCAGCGCCGCCATCGGGCAGAAGTTGCGGCACCAGACCCGGGCCCCGAAGAGCGGGTAGAGCCCCACGCCCACCACGCCGGCCAGGATGGAGCCGACGACGAGCCCGTAGAGCTTCTTCATCGACCACCAGCTCTCGCCGGAGATGGCGTCGTGCAGCCAGCCCCCGAGGTGCGCGGAGTGGTCGAGGATGAGCAGGAAGGTCGAGCCGATGGCCAGGAACAGGATGGGGTAGATGGCCGCCTTCTCGAACTTCCAGCTCCGCGTCGAGGTGCTCGTCAGGTGGCGCCACGGGTCGCCCGCGGTGTTGGCCAGCCCGCCGCACCCGCACACCCAGCTGCAGTACCAGCGCTTGCCGAAGAAGTACGCGGCCAGCGGCGCCACGACGAACGCCAGCACGAGCGTGGTCACCGCGAACATGAGCGGCACCGCGCCGAGCACGCTCGGGTGGAGCTTGTAGTGATCGAGCGGCCAGATGCTCGCCGCGAAGTACTCGTACTTCCAGGCGTCGTCC
This genomic interval carries:
- a CDS encoding 4Fe-4S binding protein; the protein is MDLQGQNGLDSTFREGWRSKNWLGVIIAVVLIAFYCDLYFTDHLSPVAEALGLRNKWFVYAALYTFFMGVGAVYYLRKHGNSRYNKYRIATNVAVQASLAFTLPFVMPLFFGASADDAWKYEYFAASIWPLDHYKLHPSVLGAVPLMFAVTTLVLAFVVAPLAAYFFGKRWYCSWVCGCGGLANTAGDPWRHLTSTSTRSWKFEKAAIYPILFLAIGSTFLLILDHSAHLGGWLHDAISGESWWSMKKLYGLVVGSILAGVVGVGLYPLFGARVWCRNFCPMAALLGLQQKLGRFRIAVKPDMCISCGNCSTYCEMGIDVRSYAQSNQSFTRASCVGCGMCAHMCPRGVLKLENVPREQSDKRRVNLPVVDL